A window from Streptomyces sp. NBC_00335 encodes these proteins:
- a CDS encoding DUF1996 domain-containing protein — translation MTARPKRLSALLVGTALVASLLGVGAIANAADPGSSAPSTSAASHSGHTMAVSLQASGDDADGDGYIPAVPQVTGVTPSTATPPPAYHHEFQAGCAVTHTAPDDPIVYPGQFGRSHDHTFMGNTSTNAASTTGSLYGGNTTCKAPADASAYWMPSLYKGDQKILPTGPQVIYYKAGVTDYTSVRPFPKGLRFVVGNPMQSAQEFRDHKGFVEGWECGESFFNTDFPASCPNRPDVQLNLRFQAPSCWDGKYLDTPDHKSHMSYTVVKPGTNDNMCPASHPVALPMIEFKMAWPVNGDMSQVRLASGRGYSFHYDFFNAWEERTLKALVDHCIVGGLQCDPRGFDLYRPERGTVLNSEYRLP, via the coding sequence ATGACAGCACGTCCGAAACGGCTTTCCGCGCTCCTCGTCGGCACCGCCCTCGTCGCCAGCCTCCTGGGCGTCGGCGCGATCGCCAACGCGGCGGATCCCGGCAGCTCGGCCCCCTCTACGTCCGCCGCGTCACACAGCGGACACACGATGGCCGTCTCCCTCCAGGCGTCGGGCGACGACGCCGACGGGGACGGCTACATCCCGGCGGTTCCGCAGGTCACCGGTGTGACACCATCCACGGCCACCCCGCCGCCGGCCTACCACCACGAGTTCCAGGCCGGCTGCGCCGTCACCCACACCGCGCCGGACGACCCGATCGTCTACCCGGGCCAGTTCGGCAGGTCGCACGACCACACGTTCATGGGCAACACCTCCACCAACGCCGCCAGCACCACCGGCTCGCTCTACGGAGGCAACACCACCTGCAAGGCGCCTGCGGACGCCTCCGCGTACTGGATGCCCTCGCTGTACAAGGGCGACCAGAAGATCCTGCCCACCGGGCCGCAGGTCATCTACTACAAGGCGGGCGTGACCGACTACACCAGTGTGCGGCCCTTCCCCAAGGGTCTGCGGTTCGTCGTCGGCAACCCGATGCAGAGCGCCCAGGAGTTCCGCGACCACAAGGGCTTCGTCGAGGGCTGGGAATGCGGTGAAAGCTTCTTCAACACCGACTTCCCGGCGAGCTGTCCGAACCGGCCCGACGTCCAGCTCAACCTCCGCTTCCAGGCACCCAGTTGCTGGGACGGCAAGTACCTCGACACCCCCGACCACAAGAGCCACATGTCGTACACGGTCGTCAAGCCCGGCACCAACGACAACATGTGCCCGGCCTCCCACCCCGTCGCCCTGCCGATGATCGAGTTCAAGATGGCGTGGCCGGTCAACGGCGACATGTCCCAGGTCCGCCTCGCCAGCGGCCGCGGCTACTCCTTCCACTACGACTTCTTCAACGCGTGGGAGGAGCGCACCCTCAAGGCCCTCGTCGACCACTGCATCGTCGGCGGCCTGCAGTGCGACCCGCGCGGCTTCGACCTGTACCGCCCCGAACGCGGGACGGTACTGAACTCGGAGTACCGGCTGCCCTGA
- a CDS encoding discoidin domain-containing protein, whose product MPTGIPVDASPRRRRPLATRRGIAGAVTTALFGTLLALAPPAPAAPAEPALLSQGKAVTASSQEHYGTPATYAVDGDNGSRWASASSDAQWLQVDLGAAVELGKVVLRWEAAYAKAYRIELSTDGTHWTTAYSTTTGAGGTETVNVTGSARYVRMQGVTRATGYGYSLWEFQVFGTGGGGTGPVLPGGGDLGPNVHVVDPSTPGIQAELDRVFQEQESAQFGSGRHAFLFKPGTYNNLNAQVGFYTQIAGLGLRPGDTTINGDVTVDAGWFNGNATQNFWRGVEGLTVNPVSGTNRWAVSQASSFRRMHVKGSLNLAPNGYGWASGGYIADSKVDGQVGNYSQQQWYTRDSTIGGWSNSVWNQTFSGVEGAPANAFPEPRYTTLDTTPVSREKPYLYVDGNEYKVFAPAKRTNARGTSWANGTPQGDSVPLSQFYVVKPGTTAATINQALAQGLNLLFTPGVYHVDQTINVNRANTIVLGLGLATIIPDNGVTAMKVADVDGVRLAGFLIDAGPVNSPTLLELGPQNSSADHAANPTTVQDVYIRVGGAGAGKATTSVVVNSDDAIVDHTWVWRADHGEGVGWETNRADYGVRVNGDDVLATGLFVEHFNKYDVEWFGERGKTVFYQNEKAYDAPNQAAIQNGSTRGYAAYRVDDSVTTHEAWGLGSYSNYNVDPTIIQDHGFKAPVKPGVKFHSLLTVSLGGNGHYAHVINDTGASTVPAGTSTVPSTVVSFP is encoded by the coding sequence ATGCCTACTGGCATACCTGTTGACGCATCGCCACGCAGACGACGTCCTCTCGCAACCCGGAGGGGGATCGCCGGGGCCGTCACCACCGCCCTCTTCGGCACCCTGCTCGCGCTCGCACCCCCGGCCCCCGCCGCACCGGCCGAGCCGGCACTGCTCTCCCAGGGCAAGGCGGTCACGGCCTCCAGCCAGGAGCACTACGGCACCCCGGCCACCTACGCCGTCGACGGCGACAACGGCTCCCGGTGGGCCAGTGCCTCCTCCGACGCCCAGTGGCTGCAGGTCGACCTCGGAGCCGCCGTCGAACTCGGCAAGGTCGTTCTGCGCTGGGAGGCCGCCTACGCCAAGGCCTACCGGATCGAGCTGTCGACCGACGGCACCCACTGGACCACGGCCTACTCCACGACCACCGGAGCCGGCGGCACCGAGACCGTGAACGTCACGGGCAGCGCCCGCTACGTCCGGATGCAGGGTGTGACCCGTGCCACCGGATACGGCTACTCGCTTTGGGAGTTCCAGGTGTTCGGCACGGGCGGAGGAGGCACCGGCCCGGTCCTGCCGGGCGGCGGCGACCTCGGCCCGAACGTGCACGTCGTGGATCCGTCGACCCCCGGCATCCAGGCCGAGCTGGACCGGGTCTTCCAGGAGCAGGAGTCGGCGCAGTTCGGCAGCGGCCGGCACGCCTTCCTCTTCAAGCCCGGCACGTACAACAACCTCAACGCGCAGGTCGGCTTCTACACCCAGATCGCCGGTCTCGGCCTGCGCCCGGGCGACACCACCATCAACGGTGACGTGACGGTCGATGCGGGCTGGTTCAACGGCAACGCCACTCAGAACTTCTGGCGCGGTGTGGAGGGTCTGACCGTCAACCCGGTCAGCGGCACCAACCGTTGGGCGGTCTCGCAGGCGTCCTCCTTCCGCCGCATGCACGTCAAGGGCTCGCTCAACCTGGCGCCGAACGGCTACGGCTGGGCCAGCGGTGGCTACATCGCCGACTCCAAGGTCGACGGCCAGGTCGGCAACTACTCGCAGCAGCAGTGGTACACCCGCGACAGCACCATCGGCGGCTGGTCCAACAGCGTGTGGAACCAGACCTTCTCCGGCGTCGAGGGCGCTCCGGCCAACGCATTCCCCGAGCCGCGTTACACCACCCTCGACACCACGCCCGTCTCCCGCGAGAAGCCCTACCTCTACGTCGACGGCAACGAGTACAAGGTGTTCGCGCCGGCCAAGCGCACCAACGCCCGCGGAACCAGCTGGGCCAACGGCACCCCGCAGGGCGATTCCGTCCCGCTCAGCCAGTTCTACGTGGTCAAGCCCGGCACCACCGCCGCCACGATCAACCAGGCGCTGGCCCAGGGCCTGAACCTCTTGTTCACGCCCGGCGTCTACCACGTCGACCAGACCATCAACGTGAACCGCGCGAACACCATCGTGCTCGGCCTGGGCCTCGCCACGATCATCCCGGACAACGGGGTGACCGCGATGAAGGTCGCCGACGTCGACGGCGTCCGTCTCGCCGGATTCCTGATCGATGCCGGACCGGTCAACTCGCCGACCCTGCTGGAGCTCGGTCCGCAGAACTCCTCCGCCGACCACGCCGCCAACCCCACCACCGTGCAGGACGTCTACATCCGCGTCGGTGGCGCCGGCGCGGGCAAGGCGACCACCAGCGTGGTCGTGAACAGCGACGACGCCATCGTCGACCACACCTGGGTGTGGCGGGCCGACCACGGCGAGGGCGTCGGCTGGGAGACCAACCGCGCCGACTACGGGGTGCGGGTGAACGGTGACGACGTCCTGGCCACGGGCCTGTTCGTCGAGCACTTCAACAAGTACGACGTGGAGTGGTTCGGCGAGCGCGGAAAGACGGTCTTCTACCAGAACGAGAAGGCGTACGACGCGCCCAACCAGGCCGCCATCCAGAACGGCAGCACCCGCGGATACGCCGCCTACCGGGTGGACGACTCCGTCACCACCCACGAAGCCTGGGGCCTGGGCTCCTACAGCAACTACAACGTCGATCCGACGATCATCCAGGACCACGGCTTCAAGGCCCCCGTCAAGCCGGGGGTCAAGTTCCACAGCCTCCTGACGGTGTCGCTCGGCGGCAACGGCCACTACGCGCACGTCATCAACGACACCGGGGCGTCCACGGTCCCGGCCGGCACCTCGACGGTTCCCTCGACGGTCGTCTCCTTCCCCTGA
- a CDS encoding discoidin domain-containing protein, translated as MFPHPPSTSTPPRRRTRGAAALVTLGALFASSLALASAPTAVAAETLLSQGKTATASSSEGEAYSAAAAFDGNLTGTRWASQWRDAEWIQVDLGASRSLSRVVLTWEGAFGKNYEIQVSDDGTNWRTAKSVTGSDGGIDEIAISGSGRYVRMNGLVRSGGYGYSLWEFQVYGTTSVEPPAQGAVRVAGSQGNWQLTVGGQPYTVKGLTWGPSFADAPKYMPDVKSMGVNTIRTWGTDASSKPLLDTAAANGVRVINGFWLQPGGGPGSGGCVNYVTDAAYKSNMLTEFAKWVDTYKSHPATLMWNVGNESVLGLQNCYSGTELEAQRNAYTTFVNDVAKKIHTIDPDHPVTSTDAWTGAWPYYKRNAPDLDLYSMNSYGDICGVKQDWVDGGYNKPYIITETGPAGEWEVPNDANGIPDQKTDVQTAEGYTTAWNCITGHQGVALGATMFHYGIEHDFGGIWFNLLPDGLKRLSYYAVKKAYTGSTAGDNTPPVISNMVVDKASNAPAGGEFTVRANISDPQNDPLTYKVFLSGNYANGDKRLVEAQWRSTGNGTFAVTAPEKLGVWKVYIQAEDGRGNLGIETKSVKVVAPPVSGTNIALNKPATASSSQASYGDCPCPAGNATDGNTTTRWASDWSDPQWISVDLGASKAIRTLQLVWDPAYAKSYEVQLSDDGTNWRTVHSTTTGNGDIDTINVSANARHVRLNLTARGTGWGYSLHEFGIYS; from the coding sequence ATGTTCCCCCATCCCCCCTCCACCAGCACCCCACCCCGCCGCCGCACGCGCGGCGCGGCCGCCCTCGTCACGCTCGGAGCGCTCTTCGCGTCCTCGCTGGCCCTTGCCTCCGCTCCCACCGCGGTGGCCGCGGAGACCCTCCTCTCCCAGGGCAAGACGGCCACCGCCTCCTCGAGCGAGGGCGAGGCCTATTCCGCGGCCGCCGCGTTCGACGGAAACCTCACCGGCACCCGCTGGGCCAGCCAGTGGCGCGATGCCGAGTGGATCCAGGTGGACCTGGGTGCGAGCCGCAGCCTCAGCCGCGTCGTCCTCACCTGGGAGGGTGCGTTCGGCAAGAACTACGAGATCCAGGTCTCGGACGACGGAACGAACTGGCGCACCGCCAAGTCCGTCACCGGCAGCGACGGCGGCATCGACGAGATCGCCATCTCCGGCAGCGGCCGCTACGTGCGGATGAACGGCCTGGTCCGCTCCGGCGGCTACGGCTACTCCCTCTGGGAGTTCCAGGTCTACGGCACCACCTCGGTGGAACCCCCGGCCCAGGGCGCCGTGCGCGTGGCCGGATCGCAGGGCAACTGGCAGCTGACCGTCGGCGGGCAGCCGTACACGGTCAAGGGCCTCACCTGGGGCCCGTCCTTCGCCGACGCCCCGAAGTACATGCCCGACGTGAAGTCCATGGGCGTCAACACCATCCGCACCTGGGGCACGGACGCGTCGAGCAAGCCCCTGCTCGACACGGCCGCCGCCAACGGCGTCCGGGTCATCAACGGATTCTGGCTGCAGCCCGGCGGCGGCCCCGGCTCCGGCGGCTGCGTCAACTACGTGACCGACGCCGCGTACAAGAGCAACATGCTCACCGAGTTCGCCAAGTGGGTCGACACCTACAAGTCGCACCCGGCCACGCTCATGTGGAACGTCGGCAACGAATCCGTCCTCGGCCTTCAGAACTGCTACAGCGGCACCGAGCTGGAGGCGCAGCGCAACGCCTACACCACGTTCGTGAACGACGTCGCCAAGAAGATCCACACCATCGACCCGGACCACCCGGTCACCTCGACCGACGCCTGGACGGGCGCGTGGCCGTACTACAAGCGCAACGCCCCGGACCTCGACCTGTACTCGATGAACTCCTACGGAGACATCTGCGGGGTCAAGCAGGACTGGGTGGACGGCGGCTACAACAAGCCCTACATCATCACCGAGACCGGACCGGCCGGCGAGTGGGAGGTGCCGAACGACGCCAACGGCATCCCCGACCAGAAGACCGACGTCCAGACCGCCGAGGGATACACCACCGCCTGGAACTGCATCACCGGTCACCAGGGCGTCGCCCTGGGCGCCACGATGTTCCACTACGGCATCGAGCACGACTTCGGCGGCATCTGGTTCAACCTGCTGCCCGACGGGCTCAAGAGGCTGTCGTACTACGCGGTGAAGAAGGCGTACACCGGGTCGACCGCGGGCGACAACACGCCGCCGGTCATCAGCAACATGGTCGTCGACAAGGCCTCCAACGCGCCGGCCGGCGGTGAGTTCACCGTCCGCGCCAACATCAGTGACCCCCAGAACGACCCCCTGACGTACAAGGTCTTCCTCAGCGGCAACTACGCGAACGGCGACAAGCGTCTGGTCGAGGCCCAGTGGCGCTCCACGGGCAACGGGACCTTCGCGGTCACCGCTCCCGAGAAGCTCGGCGTCTGGAAGGTCTACATCCAGGCCGAGGACGGCCGCGGCAACCTGGGCATCGAGACCAAGTCCGTGAAGGTCGTCGCCCCGCCCGTCAGCGGCACCAACATCGCCCTGAACAAGCCCGCCACCGCTTCCTCTTCGCAGGCCTCCTACGGCGACTGCCCCTGCCCCGCCGGCAACGCCACCGACGGCAACACCACCACCCGCTGGGCCAGCGACTGGAGCGACCCCCAGTGGATCTCGGTGGACCTCGGTGCTTCCAAGGCGATCCGCACCCTGCAGCTGGTGTGGGACCCCGCCTACGCCAAGTCCTACGAGGTACAGCTCTCCGACGACGGCACCAACTGGCGCACCGTCCACTCCACCACGACCGGCAACGGTGACATCGACACGATCAACGTGTCGGCCAACGCCCGCCACGTACGACTGAACCTGACCGCGCGCGGCACCGGCTGGGGCTACTCCCTGCACGAGTTCGGCATCTACAGCTGA